A genomic region of Sulfobacillus acidophilus DSM 10332 contains the following coding sequences:
- a CDS encoding Uncharacterized conserved protein UCP016719 (PFAM: Protein of unknown function (DUF1343)~COGs: COG3876 conserved hypothetical protein~InterPro IPR008302~KEGG: gtn:GTNG_1290 hypothetical protein~PFAM: Uncharacterised conserved protein UCP016719~SPTR: Putative uncharacterized protein) → MTDSTLTAVIDRFLAEVPEQLVALFGPEHGVQNGAREGEPVQYKIDPHSRRPAYSLYGLHQMPTPEMLAGIDLLIIDLQDIGSRYYTNISTAYYCLKSSALYGVPFLLLDRPNPINGVQREGYPLDLRYQSFVGIAALPTRHGLTLGEIARWMTRLYWPKASLEVIPLAGWRREMFWQDTEIPFVSSSPNTTGPTMALLYPGTCLFEGTNVSVGRGTIHPFEWLGTSWVDGHQWADGINQRSISGLIARPVYFVPARPPYSGELCQGVQLHVTDPTVFHSMRAGVAALEILYALYPEILAFPSSSDGVPFFDRLAGGFALREGMLNGGVEHYWGGEAEAVAAFAASVKPDLLY, encoded by the coding sequence ATGACGGACAGCACGTTGACGGCGGTGATTGACCGGTTTTTAGCGGAAGTGCCGGAGCAATTGGTGGCGTTGTTCGGACCGGAGCACGGGGTACAAAATGGAGCCAGGGAGGGTGAGCCGGTCCAGTATAAGATTGATCCGCATAGCCGTCGTCCGGCTTACAGCCTTTACGGCCTGCATCAGATGCCGACCCCGGAAATGCTTGCCGGCATCGACCTTTTGATTATTGACCTGCAGGATATCGGCAGCCGGTATTATACCAATATCAGCACGGCCTATTATTGCCTGAAATCCAGCGCGCTCTATGGTGTCCCGTTCTTACTGCTGGACCGACCCAACCCGATTAACGGGGTGCAGCGGGAAGGATATCCCTTAGATTTACGGTATCAATCATTTGTAGGAATTGCGGCTTTACCAACTCGGCATGGCTTGACGTTGGGGGAAATTGCCCGCTGGATGACACGGCTCTACTGGCCAAAGGCCTCCCTTGAGGTGATTCCGTTAGCCGGCTGGAGACGGGAGATGTTTTGGCAGGACACCGAAATTCCCTTCGTGTCGTCCTCGCCGAATACGACGGGTCCTACCATGGCGCTTTTATATCCCGGCACGTGTCTTTTTGAAGGGACGAATGTCAGTGTCGGCCGGGGGACGATTCATCCTTTTGAGTGGCTAGGCACCTCCTGGGTTGACGGTCATCAATGGGCGGACGGCATCAATCAACGGAGTATTTCGGGTCTCATAGCGCGGCCCGTCTACTTTGTTCCCGCTCGTCCCCCATATTCCGGCGAGCTTTGTCAGGGTGTCCAGCTCCATGTGACGGATCCGACCGTCTTTCACAGTATGCGGGCCGGAGTAGCTGCTCTGGAGATATTGTACGCGCTCTATCCGGAGATTTTGGCGTTTCCCTCGTCCTCGGACGGCGTCCCGTTTTTTGATCGATTGGCCGGTGGCTTTGCGCTTCGCGAGGGGATGCTTAACGGCGGCGTGGAGCACTACTGGGGTGGGGAGGCTGAGGCGGTGGCGGCCTTTGCCGCATCCGTAAAACCCGATCTTTTATATTAA
- a CDS encoding Uncharacterized conserved protein UCP016719 (PFAM: Protein of unknown function (DUF1343)~COGs: COG3876 conserved hypothetical protein~InterPro IPR008302~KEGG: gtn:GTNG_1290 hypothetical protein~PFAM: Uncharacterised conserved protein UCP016719~SPTR: Putative uncharacterized protein) produces MVLFGIDRFFDEPPSFLQHQRIGLVTHYGMTDTSFVPTIDRFLHWPDAQLVALYGPEHGVQNCAKEGEPVSYQIDLHSGLPAFSLYGEIKEPTADMLNGIDILVVDLQDIGSRYFTNISTLYYCLKAGAENQVPVIVLDRPNPIGGVCREGYPPEPNYQSFVGITDLPPRHGMTLGEIARYIQDRHWPQSSLSVIPMVGWKRSMYWMHTGQSFISPSPNTTHPEMALLYPGTCLFEGTNVSVGRGTVHPFEWIGAPWADGHRVTHAFNSQGLPGVVARPVYFVPTRDPYAGEICQGVQIHVTQSHKVHSLLTGIALLQVFRDTYPEHFRFRLPSFDLLAGGPQLRYLIDAGQSGHFLDDEVEVLSQFEEQIAPYLLYD; encoded by the coding sequence ATGGTGTTATTTGGAATTGATCGGTTTTTTGACGAACCCCCTTCGTTTTTGCAGCATCAACGTATTGGGCTCGTAACGCATTACGGAATGACGGATACATCATTTGTGCCAACCATCGACCGGTTTCTTCACTGGCCTGATGCGCAACTAGTCGCGTTATATGGTCCGGAACATGGGGTCCAAAATTGTGCCAAGGAAGGCGAACCGGTATCGTATCAAATTGATCTGCATTCTGGTTTGCCAGCGTTTAGCCTGTACGGAGAGATTAAAGAGCCAACTGCCGATATGTTGAACGGGATAGATATCTTAGTCGTCGATTTACAAGATATTGGTAGTCGGTATTTTACCAATATCAGTACACTCTATTATTGTTTAAAGGCGGGGGCGGAAAATCAGGTACCCGTAATTGTGCTGGATCGTCCCAATCCCATCGGCGGCGTATGTCGTGAAGGCTATCCGCCGGAACCAAACTATCAATCGTTTGTCGGTATTACGGATCTACCTCCTCGACATGGAATGACCCTTGGTGAAATTGCCCGATATATACAGGACCGCCATTGGCCTCAGTCCTCTCTCTCGGTAATTCCTATGGTGGGCTGGAAACGATCGATGTATTGGATGCATACGGGGCAGTCGTTTATCTCGCCGTCCCCTAATACGACTCACCCGGAGATGGCTCTATTGTATCCGGGAACCTGTCTTTTTGAGGGCACCAATGTAAGCGTGGGACGAGGCACTGTCCATCCGTTCGAATGGATTGGTGCTCCCTGGGCCGACGGCCATCGCGTTACCCACGCGTTTAACTCCCAGGGCCTTCCGGGAGTTGTGGCCCGCCCGGTATATTTCGTACCAACTAGGGACCCGTATGCCGGTGAGATATGTCAAGGTGTGCAGATTCATGTCACACAATCTCACAAGGTCCATAGCCTTCTAACAGGAATCGCGTTATTGCAGGTTTTTCGCGATACTTATCCGGAACACTTCCGGTTTCGTCTCCCGTCATTTGATTTATTGGCCGGGGGACCTCAACTTCGCTATTTAATCGACGCGGGACAATCCGGCCATTTCCTCGATGATGAAGTTGAGGTGCTGAGTCAGTTTGAAGAACAAATAGCGCCATATCTCCTTTATGATTAA
- a CDS encoding carbohydrate ABC transporter substrate-binding protein, CUT1 family (PFAM: Bacterial extracellular solute-binding protein~COGs: COG1653 ABC-type sugar transport system periplasmic component~InterPro IPR006059~KEGG: tle:Tlet_0404 extracellular solute-binding protein~PFAM: Bacterial extracellular solute-binding, family 1~SPTR: Extracellular solute-binding protein family 1) has protein sequence MNKNNTKILSALALTGIAISAAGCGSSGGTASTSAPTTVTIWSWRSQDAGMWEKVQQALNKQGDHLQIQFRAINPTNYDSVLQTAMDGGQGPDIFYGRAGIGTLNYAAAGMISPLNGVVNFSAVNPATLADVTYQGKYYGVPLDIETMAVFYNKSMFQQYGLSVPQTWNQFIHVCHVLQSHGVTPIYSMGLQGWMLALDFDEIGATFLGDHFTKQLVNRQATYQSAPYVNALAHYQQLAQFMEPNFQAVGAADNEQQVALATGKAGMIFDGIFDVPTILQYNPHLKLGAFLVPPATSTQHAQVDWYEDADLAMNSHISNPAVAKATEEIMKYVATPAFGQDFSGIAGEISAIKGVHIPSQYPLSIQAYQWFQTVPINPIFDIRSPMDTPPVNPASVKSPNAKKASPNNDQGIFTAEMTYMLPLLEHKLTPQQAAQKIQQTVSWYFHK, from the coding sequence ATGAACAAAAACAACACAAAAATATTGAGTGCACTGGCGTTGACCGGCATTGCCATTAGTGCGGCAGGTTGCGGGAGTTCGGGCGGTACCGCTTCGACTAGTGCACCCACCACGGTGACAATTTGGTCATGGCGTTCGCAGGATGCCGGAATGTGGGAAAAAGTCCAACAAGCTTTAAATAAGCAAGGCGACCATCTTCAAATTCAATTTCGTGCTATCAATCCAACCAACTATGATTCGGTGTTGCAAACGGCAATGGATGGCGGGCAAGGTCCCGATATTTTCTATGGTCGGGCTGGAATCGGAACACTAAATTATGCCGCGGCGGGAATGATTTCTCCATTAAACGGTGTAGTGAATTTTTCTGCCGTCAATCCCGCGACATTGGCCGATGTGACTTATCAAGGAAAATACTATGGAGTACCCCTTGATATTGAAACGATGGCCGTGTTTTATAATAAGTCCATGTTTCAGCAATATGGGTTGTCGGTTCCGCAAACGTGGAATCAATTCATTCACGTTTGTCACGTGCTTCAAAGCCATGGAGTTACCCCCATTTATTCTATGGGGCTCCAAGGCTGGATGCTTGCTTTAGATTTTGATGAAATAGGCGCGACTTTCTTAGGTGACCATTTCACCAAACAACTTGTTAATCGTCAAGCGACGTACCAATCTGCACCATACGTTAACGCCTTGGCTCATTATCAGCAGTTGGCTCAATTTATGGAACCTAATTTTCAAGCGGTTGGTGCTGCTGACAATGAACAACAGGTCGCTTTGGCAACAGGGAAGGCGGGAATGATATTCGACGGGATTTTTGATGTGCCCACTATTTTGCAATACAATCCTCACCTGAAATTGGGTGCGTTTCTGGTGCCGCCGGCTACGAGTACACAGCATGCTCAGGTGGACTGGTATGAGGACGCGGACTTGGCCATGAATAGCCACATTTCCAATCCAGCTGTCGCCAAAGCCACAGAAGAGATTATGAAATACGTTGCCACCCCGGCCTTTGGGCAGGATTTTTCCGGTATTGCCGGAGAAATATCGGCTATTAAAGGCGTTCACATTCCTTCCCAGTATCCGTTGTCGATTCAAGCTTATCAATGGTTTCAAACGGTGCCGATTAATCCTATCTTCGATATCCGTAGCCCGATGGACACCCCTCCCGTCAATCCGGCTAGCGTGAAATCTCCCAACGCCAAGAAGGCGTCGCCCAATAACGATCAGGGGATTTTTACGGCAGAAATGACGTACATGTTGCCGTTGTTGGAGCATAAATTAACGCCCCAACAAGCCGCGCAAAAAATCCAGCAAACGGTGTCTTGGTATTTCCACAAATAG
- a CDS encoding ABC-type transporter, integral membrane subunit (PFAM: Binding-protein-dependent transport system inner membrane component~COGs: COG0395 ABC-type sugar transport system permease component~InterPro IPR000515~KEGG: bbe:BBR47_13430 sugar ABC transporter permease~PFAM: Binding-protein-dependent transport systems inner membrane component~SPTR: Binding-protein-dependent transport systems inner membrane component), which translates to MTRRFLTYGPLLIYAMIVIFPIANMVLLSFKSLDGIVSYPLGWPTHWYFSNFIEAWQEGNLGRYLINTAVVTLLSVAGIILFSSMAAYAIARFEFRGNQGIYLLFLAGLALPIQMIAVPLFILMHQLNLLNQLSSVVLIYVASGLSFSVFLLVNFIRNIPKDLEEAAFLDGASPIQVYWHIILPLIRPSLSIVTVLNFIAAWNNFFFPLILLTSPSKMTIAVGVMSFVGQYSTQWNLLLAALVIVTLPAMVVFGLMSRQFVRNMMAGAIKL; encoded by the coding sequence ATGACGCGTCGATTTTTAACCTACGGCCCTTTATTGATATATGCCATGATCGTGATTTTTCCGATCGCAAATATGGTTTTACTATCCTTTAAAAGCCTGGACGGTATCGTCAGCTATCCTCTTGGTTGGCCTACCCATTGGTACTTCTCAAACTTCATCGAGGCATGGCAAGAAGGAAATCTTGGACGCTACCTGATAAATACCGCGGTTGTCACGCTGTTGTCGGTTGCAGGCATCATCTTATTTTCTTCAATGGCGGCCTATGCCATTGCCCGGTTCGAATTTCGAGGAAACCAAGGGATCTACTTGTTGTTCTTGGCCGGGTTGGCGTTGCCTATTCAAATGATTGCTGTGCCGCTGTTTATCTTAATGCATCAATTGAATTTACTTAACCAACTATCTTCGGTTGTTCTTATTTATGTCGCTAGTGGACTTTCCTTTAGTGTGTTTCTGCTTGTTAACTTTATTCGGAATATCCCGAAAGACCTGGAGGAGGCGGCGTTTTTAGATGGAGCTTCACCAATTCAGGTATATTGGCATATCATATTACCACTCATTCGTCCTTCACTATCGATTGTAACGGTTTTGAACTTTATTGCCGCATGGAATAATTTCTTCTTCCCCTTGATTCTTCTCACCAGTCCATCGAAGATGACGATTGCCGTAGGAGTCATGTCGTTTGTCGGCCAGTATTCAACCCAATGGAATCTTCTCTTGGCCGCGTTGGTGATTGTGACACTACCTGCTATGGTAGTTTTTGGACTCATGTCACGGCAGTTCGTCCGTAATATGATGGCTGGTGCTATCAAACTTTAA